A single region of the Sorex araneus isolate mSorAra2 chromosome 7, mSorAra2.pri, whole genome shotgun sequence genome encodes:
- the ATF3 gene encoding cyclic AMP-dependent transcription factor ATF-3, producing MMLQHPGLVTESEVSAAAVVPCLSPPGSLVFEDFANLTPFVKDELRFAIQNKHLYHRVSSVLDSVTAGSARPFDMSLSKTEVVPEEDERKKRRRERNKIAAAKCRNKKKEKTECLQKESEKLETVNAELKAQIEELKNEKQHLMYMLNLHRPTCIVRTQHGRTPEDEHSLFLQHLTEGALQS from the exons ATGATGCTCCAGCACCCAGGCCTAGTGACTGAGTCAGAAGTCAGTGCTGCGGCCGTTGTGCCATGCCTGTCCCCACCAGGGTCACTGGTCTTCGAGGACTTCGCCAACCTGACCCCGTTCGTCAAGGATGAGCTGCGGTTTGCCATCCAGAACAAGCACCTGTACCACCGTGTGTCTTCCGTCCTCGACTCTGTCACAGCAGGCAGCGCCAGACCCTTTGACATGTCACTCAGCAAAACTGAG GTGGTCCCGGAAGAGGATGAGAGGAAGAAGAGGCGGAGGGAGAGGAACAAGATTGCAGCTGCCAAATGCCGgaacaagaagaaggaaaagacagAGTGTCTGCAGAAG GAGTCTGAGAAGCTGGAGACCGTGAACGCGGAGCTGAAGGCGCAGATCGAGGAGCTGAAGAACGAGAAGCAGCACCTGATGTACATGCTCAACCTGCACAGGCCCACCTGCATCGTGCGCACGCAGCACGGCCGGACGCCCGAGGATGAGCACAGCCTCTTCCTGCAGCACCTCACGGAGGGGGCACTGCAGAGCTGA
- the GARIN4 gene encoding Golgi-associated RAB2 interactor protein 4, with protein MSLLPYYTAQSAAVGGLFCTAMGKLQRQLQRGEYDLFKYAPIFESDFIQITKRGEVIDVHNRVRMVTVAIACTSPLLPLPDVMLLARPATAGEEDRSGQHKGKARRAARALELTRLLPLRFVRISVHDGQRQQLRLKFATGRSCYLQLSPPLQAPNDLFTYWEKLVHLLRPPMDCTGSTYAIPARDLDSVTLLEGDGRQSPGLAARRARQAQDQVSIRSLQGVSDVAGASSTGFFGGEGAQQDPQQAMRGPQGTTSSRKPVELDQESVEGSLSEDTAAMALDDLDRLSMTSPCTTIKGRGGHKTTLTGTGDVSLKGLRLAMAGPEPDGQAAEDTPGNTEGPGEEPLFSPLAQGEEAEDAGQAPLGSRSGRREQEDKDSGPQGSRHQRRLSEKRRKASKDSASWKLVSSRSLTSRWGARKDKKERGRGSSGGSKWGVVHKGISHAIAKESRVAHKSSRSLATSSAGATTRQLGRIGTFLRSLTAPRARAGELLATPAAEAGGMEALPEALEHVPEETELAASVATSVPETAALEAHA; from the coding sequence ATGAGCCTGCTGCCGTACTACACGGCGCAGAGCGCGGCCGTCGGGGGCTTGTTCTGCACCGCCATGGGTAAGCTGCAGCGGCAGCTCCAGCGGGGCGAGTACGACCTCTTCAAGTATGCACCCATCTTTGAGAGCGACTTCATCCAGATCACCAAGAGGGGGGAGGTCATCGACGTGCACAACCGGGTGCGCATGGTCACCGTGGCCATCGCCTgcaccagccccctcctcccgctgCCCGACGTCATGCTGCTGGCCCGCCCTGCCACTGCGGGCGAGGAAGACCGCAGCGGCCAGCACAAGGGCAAGGCGCGGCGCGCGGCCAGGGCCCTGGAGCTGACCCGGCTCCTGCCCCTCCGGTTCGTGCGGATCTCCGTCCACGACGGTCAGAGGCAGCAGCTGCGGCTCAAGTTTGCCACCGGCCGCTCCTGCTACCTGCAACTGAGTCCCCCACTGCAGGCACCAAATGACCTTTTCACCTACTGGGAGAAGCTCGTCCACCTGCTACGGCCACCCATGGACTGTACCGGCAGCACTTACGCCATCCCGGCCAGGGACCTGGACTCCGTCACCCTGCTGGAAGGAGATGGACGCCAGAGCCCGGGGCTGGCTGCCCGCCGGGCCCGCCAGGCCCAGGACCAGGTGAGCATCAGGAGCCTCCAGGGCGTCTCTGATGTGGCTGGAGCCTCCTCTACGGGCTTTttcggtggggagggggcccaaCAAGATCCGCAGCAAGCCATGAGGGGGCCCCAGGGAACTACTTCCAGCCGGAAGCCTGTGGAGCTGGACCAAGAGTCTGTGGAGGGGTCCCTGTCAGAGGACACAGCAGCCATGGCCTTGGACGACCTGGACCGGCTCAGCATGACCAGCCCCTGCACCACCATCAAAGGCCGAGGGGGACACAAAACCACCCTCACAGGGACCGGAGACGTGTCCCTCAAGGGCTTGAGGCTGGCCATGGCAGGGCCAGAACCTGACGGCCAGGCTGCAGAGGACACGCCAGGTAACACAGAAGGGCCTGGCGAAGAGCCCCTGTTCTCACCCCTGGCCCAGGGAGAGGAAGCGGAAGATGCAGGCCAGGCCCCCCTTGGCAGCAGGAGCGGGCGGCGGGAGCAGGAGGACAAGGACAGTGGCCCACAGGGCAGCAGGCACCAGCGCCGGCTGTCTGAGAAGCGTCGCAAGGCGAGCAAGGACTCGGCCTCTTGGAAGCTGGTCAGCAGCCGCTCACTGACCAGCCGTTGGGGTGCCCGGAAAGACAAGAAGGAGCGAGGCCGCGGCAGCTCAGGGGGCAGCAAGTGGGGAGTCGTGCACAAAGGCATCAGCCACGCCATCGCCAAGGAGTCCAGGGTGGCTCACAAGTCCAGCCGGAGCCTGGCCACAAGCAGCGCGGGGGCCACCACCCGGCAGCTGGGCCGCATTGGCACCTTCCTGCGGAGCCTCACTGCCCCGCGAGCCCGGGCCGGGGAGCTGCTGGCCACGCCCGCGGCAGAGGCTGGGGGCATGGAGGCGCTCCCCGAGGCCCTGGAGCACGTGCCAGAGGAAACCGAGCTGGCCGCCAGCGTGGCCACCAGCGTCCCAGAGACAGCGGCCTTGGAAGCTCATGCCTAG